From the genome of bacterium:
AAGCACACTCCGCATTCGCGCCACGGAATGGGCATCGACCACCCAAAACGAGATCCGTCAGCGTCAATCGCCGCGCGGCACGCTGAAACATTGGAAAGCCAGCTTCTCAGCCAACTTTCGTGCATAGTTCAGGCTAGAGGGACGTTTTCTTTCGGAAAGGAGAGACATGGGGCATCATGCCTCCGCCCGGCGCCCGGGCGAGAGGGAGAAGCATGCGTATTGGAATCATGGTCGGAGCGACTGCTGGACCGGATGGGACTCTCGACGGCCTGGTGGCACGGACGAAGGATCTCGAGAACCGCGGATTCGACAGTGTGTGGATGGCCCATATCTTTGGCCTCGATGCCATCGGCGCGTTGGCCATCGCCGGCCGAGAAACGAATCGTATCGAGCTCGGCACCGCCGTGGTGCCAACCTTCCCGCGTCATCCCGTCGCGATCGCCCAGCAGAGCCTCACGACCCAGGCCGCCTGCGATGGGCGTTTCACACTGGGGATCGGTCTCTCCCACAAGATCGTCATCGAGAACATGTTCGGCTTCTCCTACGACAAGCCGGCACGCAACATGCGCGAGTATCTCGAAGTGTTGACCCCGCTGCTCCGCGGCGAGCCCGCCAAATTCGAGGGCGAGCACTACCGCGTGAATGCCGGCTTGCAGGTGCCGGGTGCCCAGAACACGCCGGTATTGGTCGCGGCGCTCGGCGATGTCATGTTGAAGCTCGCTGGCAGCTATACGGATGGAACCATCCTATGGATGACGGGGCCCGCAACGATCGAGGGTCATATCGGTCCGAAGCTGCGTGCTGCCGCCGAAGAGGCCGGCCGAGGCGCGCCGCGCATCGTCGCGGGCCTGCCGATCGTCCTGACGAATGATCCGGACGCTGCGCGCAAGTGGATCGCCGACAACCTTGCCATGTATGGGACCCTTCCTTCCTACCGGGCGATGCTCGACAAGGAAGGCGCGGCGACGCCGGCCGACGTCGCGCTCGTGGGCGACGAAGCCGCGCTCGACGCGGGCCTGGACCGGCTGCGGGATGTCGGTGTAACGGACTTCGACGCTGCGATCATGTCGGTGGAAGAGGGCGCGGACGCCAGGACCCTCGAATACCTGCAAAGCAAGCTGTAGCCAGGGCGATCGAAACCCCGTCGATCCACCCGGGCGCGTTTGCCCGGCCTGGGAAGCCTCGGACGGTGCCCGTTCGGAGATTGCCTACTCCGGCATGCGGAAGCGCTTCGGCAGGTTCTCGAACTCGGGTGCGCGCTTCTCTTGCCTGGCCTTGAAGGCCTCGGCCATGTCCTGGCCGAAGAACATGCCCGATTGCCAGGTCGCGATGTGTTGGAGCCCCTCCTGGACACTGTGGTCGCGGGAGAAGTTCAGCATCTCCTTGGAACCCCAGACCGCGAGCGGTGATTTCTCCGCGATTTCGTGGGCGATCTCGAGTACGTCGCTCAGCATCGCCTCGTGGGTGGGGTAGATGCCGTTGACCAGCCCCACTTCCTGAGCCCGGGCGGCCGGCATGCGGCGCCCGGTGTAGGCGTACTCCCGTGCGACGCCTTCCGGGATGATCTTCGGGAGACGCTGGAGCGTCCCTACATCTGCGGTCAGCCCAAGGTTGATTTCCTGAATGCAGAAGAAGGCATCTTCCGTGCAGTAGCGCATGTCGCATGCGCTGATCATGTCGACGCCGCCGCCAATGCAACCTCCCTGGATGGCAGCGATCACCGGCATGCGTGCGCGCTCCAGGGCGTTGAAGGCTTCCTGGAAGAAGAACACGCTTTCGCGCGTTGCAGCACGCGTGCGCCCGATCTCCGGCGTCGCGCCCCCCTTGCTGGCAGGGCCTTCACCTACGCCGTCGAAGACGGCCAGGTCCATTCCTGCAGTGAAGTGTTTTCCCGTCGAACAGAGCACGATGACCCGGGCCTCGGCTTCTGCATCGAGTTCGTCGACGATCGCCGGGAGCTCGCGCCAGAAGGCCCGGTTCATGCTGTTGAAGGCGTCGGGCCGGCAGAGCTCGAGCTTGGCGACGTGGCCATCCACGGAGACATCGAAGCAGGTGGGTTTTTCCATGATCCTCTCCTGGTCGGGCCGCTTGAAGTCGACCGCCTGCTACAAGTACCCTCGCTCCACGCCCCGAGCAAGGAGATCTCCTGATGATCCGCCCCCATGCCGTCATGGCCAGTGCTCTCGTCGCGATCCTCCTGTCGGGTTGCGGCGTCTGGCGCGCGATCTTCCCAAAGGTCGAGTACGAGACCGTATCGCCGACGCTGCCGGCGGATCTCGGATCCCCGGCGATCCTGGTTTTCACGAAGACCAATGGTTTCCGCCACGAGGAAGCCATTCCCGCCGGTGTCGCGTTGATCGAGGAGATCGCCGGTCGCCGCGGCTGGTCGACCTTTCATACCGAGAACGGTGCGACCTTCACGCCAGAACTCCTGGAGCGTTTCGACGTCGTCGTCTGGCATGTGACCAGTGGGGATGTGTTGAACGAGGAGCAGAAACAAGCCTTCCGCAGCTGGATCGAGGCGGGCCATGGGTTCGTCGGCACCCACGCCGCGGGCGATGGTTCCCATACCTGGCCCTGGTACCGAAAGACGATCATCGGCGTCGACTACGGGGAGCATCCGCTGGGCCCCCAGTTCCAGGAAGCCACGCTGATCGTCGAAGACCGGAATCACCCCGCAACGGCGAAGCTCCCTGAGAGCTTCAGTCATATGGAGGAGTGGTACTCGTTCACCGAGAGCCCGCGCACGAAGGGCTTCCGGGTACTCGCGCGCGTAGACGAAAGCACCTACAGCCCCCAGATCGATTTCCTGTGGATGGACAAGGACCTGCGGATGGGGGACGACCACCCGATCGTATGGACGACCTGCGCAGGCAAGGGACGCGTTCTCTACAACGCCCTCGGTCATCAAGCGGTTGCCTACGAGACCCAGGCCCTGAGAGACCTGACCGAAGGTTCGCTGGTATGGGCGTTGGGCCTGGAAGGCCCCGTCTGCCCCTAGCCCGAAACCGCGTCCTGTTCGGAACGCGTCTTCTTCTTGCGGTCGACCATATGGAGCGCACCGAAGATGACGATCAGCACGGCGGGAAGGATCGCCAGGGTTTCGAAGGACGTGGCGGCTGCGCTGCGGAGGATTTCGGCAAGAGGCTCCCCTTCGAGCGCGCTGAAAGCTGCTTCCCCGCCGGCCAGCTCGATCTTTTCCCGATCGAAGATCCCACCCAGGGCCGGCAGCACCAGTTGGATCGCCAACGCCCCCGCAACGCCCATCAGTCCAATGAAGAACTCCCCACCACGGGGGAAGCGCTCCGAGACGTTGGCCAGCATCGTGGGCCAGAAGAAGCAGACGCCCAGGCCCCAGATGGTGGCGGCGGCGA
Proteins encoded in this window:
- a CDS encoding TIGR03564 family F420-dependent LLM class oxidoreductase; the encoded protein is MRIGIMVGATAGPDGTLDGLVARTKDLENRGFDSVWMAHIFGLDAIGALAIAGRETNRIELGTAVVPTFPRHPVAIAQQSLTTQAACDGRFTLGIGLSHKIVIENMFGFSYDKPARNMREYLEVLTPLLRGEPAKFEGEHYRVNAGLQVPGAQNTPVLVAALGDVMLKLAGSYTDGTILWMTGPATIEGHIGPKLRAAAEEAGRGAPRIVAGLPIVLTNDPDAARKWIADNLAMYGTLPSYRAMLDKEGAATPADVALVGDEAALDAGLDRLRDVGVTDFDAAIMSVEEGADARTLEYLQSKL
- a CDS encoding crotonase/enoyl-CoA hydratase family protein, translated to MEKPTCFDVSVDGHVAKLELCRPDAFNSMNRAFWRELPAIVDELDAEAEARVIVLCSTGKHFTAGMDLAVFDGVGEGPASKGGATPEIGRTRAATRESVFFFQEAFNALERARMPVIAAIQGGCIGGGVDMISACDMRYCTEDAFFCIQEINLGLTADVGTLQRLPKIIPEGVAREYAYTGRRMPAARAQEVGLVNGIYPTHEAMLSDVLEIAHEIAEKSPLAVWGSKEMLNFSRDHSVQEGLQHIATWQSGMFFGQDMAEAFKARQEKRAPEFENLPKRFRMPE
- a CDS encoding ThuA domain-containing protein encodes the protein MIRPHAVMASALVAILLSGCGVWRAIFPKVEYETVSPTLPADLGSPAILVFTKTNGFRHEEAIPAGVALIEEIAGRRGWSTFHTENGATFTPELLERFDVVVWHVTSGDVLNEEQKQAFRSWIEAGHGFVGTHAAGDGSHTWPWYRKTIIGVDYGEHPLGPQFQEATLIVEDRNHPATAKLPESFSHMEEWYSFTESPRTKGFRVLARVDESTYSPQIDFLWMDKDLRMGDDHPIVWTTCAGKGRVLYNALGHQAVAYETQALRDLTEGSLVWALGLEGPVCP